The following are encoded together in the Blautia obeum ATCC 29174 genome:
- a CDS encoding helix-turn-helix transcriptional regulator has protein sequence MPRSFNQKLKILYLMKAFEEKTDREHPISVAEIIKYMDSYGISVERKAVYDDIETLRVFGMKIENRRGRPSGYFLADRKFELPELKILMDAVQSSRFLTQKQSRELLRKLESLTSASEARKLQYQTYTVPGVKSPNNEVYQNIQGIYDAIAENHQIGFLYYEWDFSKNLKQKRGGERYRVSPWKLIWKNENYYLLGMDEKSEIVKHYRVDKIKHLNIEKAKRNGESIFQNFDMEKFSAGTFGMFGGKETPVRMEFENRFVGVVLDRFGQDVMLIPRDEKHFSMQTHISVSPKFFGWLASLGTGAVIISPENVRREYISFMKNTLMNYGEE, from the coding sequence ATGCCGAGATCATTTAATCAGAAACTCAAAATTTTATATCTGATGAAGGCATTTGAAGAGAAGACGGACAGAGAACATCCGATATCCGTAGCTGAGATCATAAAATATATGGACAGTTATGGAATCAGTGTGGAGCGTAAGGCTGTCTACGATGATATAGAGACACTGAGGGTGTTCGGAATGAAGATTGAGAATCGAAGAGGACGTCCTTCGGGATATTTCCTTGCGGACAGGAAGTTTGAACTTCCGGAATTGAAGATTTTGATGGACGCAGTGCAGTCATCCAGATTCCTGACGCAGAAACAGTCCCGGGAACTTCTACGCAAACTGGAAAGTCTGACCAGTGCCAGTGAAGCGAGGAAACTTCAGTATCAGACTTATACAGTACCGGGAGTGAAGTCACCGAACAATGAAGTATATCAGAATATTCAGGGGATTTATGATGCAATTGCGGAGAACCATCAGATCGGTTTCCTGTATTATGAATGGGATTTTTCTAAGAATCTGAAACAGAAACGCGGTGGAGAAAGATACAGAGTAAGTCCGTGGAAATTAATCTGGAAGAACGAAAATTATTATTTGCTGGGTATGGACGAGAAAAGTGAGATCGTCAAACATTATCGTGTTGACAAGATCAAACATCTGAATATTGAGAAAGCTAAAAGAAATGGAGAGAGCATTTTTCAAAATTTTGATATGGAGAAATTTTCAGCCGGAACTTTTGGAATGTTTGGAGGAAAAGAAACTCCCGTCCGGATGGAATTTGAAAACCGTTTTGTTGGTGTGGTCCTGGATCGTTTTGGACAGGATGTCATGCTGATTCCCCGGGATGAAAAGCATTTTTCGATGCAGACGCACATCAGTGTCAGTCCGAAATTCTTTGGCTGGCTGGCCAGCCTTGGAACAGGGGCAGTGATCATATCACCGGAGAATGTACGCAGAGAATATATATCATTTATGAAGAATACTCTGATGAATTATGGAGAAGAATAG
- the atpA gene encoding F0F1 ATP synthase subunit alpha: MSAINPDEIISILKEEIENYDEISQNQEVGTVISVGDGIATVYGIDHAMYGEVVVFENGLKGMVQDIRTNSMGCILFGKDTGIKEGTKVTRTGKQAGIPVGNGYVGRIVNALGAPIDGKGEIKEEGYRPVENPAPGIIDRKSVTVPLETGILSLDSMFPIGRGQRELIIGDRQTGKTSLAIDTILNQKGKDVICIYVAIGQKASTVAKVVSNLEKYGAMEYTTVFSSTASDCAPLQYIAPYAGTALAEFFMYQGKDVLIVYDDLSKHAVAYRALSLLLERSPGREAYPGDVFYLHSRLLERSSRLSDEKGGGSITALPIIETQAGDVSAYIPTNVISITDGQIFLESDLFFSGMRPAVNVGLSVSRVGGAAQTKAMKKASGSVRIDLAQYREMEVFTQFSSDLDEATKAQLAYGGCLMELLKQPLCNPLALHEQVITLWTATHKKMVHVDKKNVKQYQKDLLAYFDNVYPEIGKEIEETKVLSDELGEKILQVADEFRDRAATK, encoded by the coding sequence TTGAGTGCAATCAACCCAGATGAGATTATTTCTATTCTAAAAGAAGAAATAGAAAATTATGATGAGATCAGCCAGAACCAGGAAGTGGGAACGGTTATTTCTGTAGGTGACGGAATTGCGACTGTCTATGGAATTGACCATGCCATGTATGGTGAGGTTGTAGTATTTGAAAACGGACTCAAGGGAATGGTTCAGGATATCCGTACAAACAGCATGGGATGCATCCTGTTTGGTAAAGATACCGGAATCAAAGAGGGAACCAAAGTAACCAGAACCGGAAAACAGGCAGGTATTCCTGTTGGTAATGGATATGTAGGAAGAATCGTAAATGCCCTTGGTGCTCCGATAGATGGAAAAGGCGAGATCAAAGAAGAAGGATATCGCCCGGTAGAGAATCCTGCACCAGGAATCATCGACCGTAAATCCGTAACTGTACCGCTGGAAACAGGTATCCTTTCTCTGGATTCCATGTTCCCGATTGGCCGTGGACAGCGTGAGCTGATCATCGGTGACAGACAGACCGGTAAGACTTCACTCGCAATCGACACGATCCTGAACCAGAAGGGAAAGGATGTAATTTGTATTTATGTAGCAATCGGACAGAAGGCATCTACCGTTGCAAAGGTTGTATCCAACCTCGAAAAATACGGTGCGATGGAGTACACAACAGTATTCTCCTCAACAGCCAGTGACTGTGCACCGCTTCAGTACATTGCACCTTATGCAGGAACAGCACTTGCTGAGTTCTTTATGTATCAGGGAAAAGATGTGCTGATCGTATATGATGACCTTTCTAAACACGCAGTAGCATATCGAGCACTGTCCCTGTTACTGGAACGTTCTCCGGGACGTGAGGCATATCCTGGTGATGTGTTCTACCTGCATTCCAGACTTCTGGAGAGATCCAGCCGTCTGAGCGATGAAAAGGGAGGCGGTTCTATTACAGCTCTTCCGATCATCGAGACACAGGCAGGTGATGTATCTGCATATATTCCGACCAACGTAATTTCTATTACAGATGGTCAGATTTTCCTGGAGAGCGACCTGTTCTTCTCCGGTATGAGACCGGCCGTAAACGTCGGACTTTCTGTATCACGAGTTGGTGGTGCAGCCCAGACAAAGGCAATGAAAAAAGCATCCGGAAGTGTTCGTATCGATCTTGCTCAGTACCGTGAGATGGAAGTCTTCACACAGTTCAGTTCCGATCTGGATGAAGCAACAAAGGCACAGCTGGCATACGGCGGATGCCTGATGGAACTTCTGAAACAGCCGCTGTGTAATCCACTTGCACTTCACGAACAGGTAATTACATTGTGGACAGCAACTCATAAAAAAATGGTTCATGTGGATAAAAAGAATGTGAAACAGTATCAGAAAGATCTTCTGGCATACTTCGATAATGTTTACCCGGAAATCGGTAAAGAAATCGAAGAGACCAAGGTACTCAGTGATGAACTGGGAGAAAAGATCCTTCAGGTTGCAGATGAGTTCAGGGATCGTGCAGCTACCAAATAA
- a CDS encoding acyl-CoA thioesterase — MRKMKRVEDSRTENTYLIMNKHINSYGRLFGGVLMQWIDEMAGIVAHRHAGTIVTTACVDNLNFKAGAYLGNTVVLIGKMTYVGRTSMEVRIDTYVEDSDGMRKMINRAYEVMVALDENDNKVEVPGLIVETEAEKAEWQGAEKRYALRKKRRIEGF, encoded by the coding sequence ATGCGGAAAATGAAGAGGGTGGAAGATTCCCGCACTGAAAACACCTATCTGATCATGAATAAGCATATCAACAGCTATGGACGTCTGTTTGGTGGTGTCCTCATGCAGTGGATTGATGAAATGGCCGGGATTGTGGCTCACCGCCATGCAGGAACGATCGTCACAACAGCCTGCGTGGACAATCTGAACTTTAAGGCAGGCGCCTATCTTGGAAATACTGTTGTCCTGATCGGAAAGATGACATACGTGGGAAGAACATCCATGGAAGTACGGATCGATACATATGTGGAAGATTCTGACGGTATGCGCAAGATGATCAACCGTGCATATGAAGTTATGGTGGCGCTTGATGAAAACGACAACAAAGTCGAAGTACCGGGGCTGATCGTTGAGACAGAGGCTGAAAAGGCAGAATGGCAGGGTGCGGAAAAACGTTATGCACTCCGAAAGAAAAGAAGGATTGAAGGATTCTGA
- the atpF gene encoding F0F1 ATP synthase subunit B, producing the protein MIKIDINLVFTIINLLVLYLLMKKFLFGPIINVMDQRKAMIDQQFAEAKERQDNAKALQEQYEGALKSAKEESYQIMEQARKEAKAQADHTVEETTAKVDAMLAKAQEDIRMERENAMRQMKGDVAELAMKAAAKIIGKDSGADQDLSLYDQFIEEAGDPDDSDRR; encoded by the coding sequence GTGATAAAGATTGATATCAACCTTGTCTTCACAATCATCAACCTGTTGGTTCTGTATCTTTTGATGAAGAAGTTTTTATTCGGACCGATCATAAATGTGATGGACCAGAGAAAAGCGATGATCGACCAGCAGTTTGCAGAAGCAAAGGAACGACAGGATAATGCAAAAGCACTTCAGGAACAGTATGAGGGTGCTTTAAAATCTGCAAAAGAAGAATCCTACCAGATCATGGAACAGGCCAGAAAAGAAGCAAAAGCTCAGGCAGACCATACAGTAGAAGAGACAACCGCAAAAGTAGATGCCATGCTTGCAAAGGCACAGGAAGACATCCGTATGGAACGCGAGAATGCAATGCGTCAGATGAAAGGCGATGTTGCAGAGCTTGCTATGAAAGCTGCAGCTAAGATCATTGGTAAGGACAGTGGAGCAGATCAGGATTTATCCTTATATGATCAATTTATAGAAGAAGCAGGTGATCCGGATGACAGCGACCGCCGTTAA
- a CDS encoding endonuclease III domain-containing protein, with the protein MKKEELALEVIARLKKEYPDAGCTLDYDQAWKLLVSVRLAAQCTDARVNVVVEELYAKYPDVASLAAAEPEEIEEIVRPCGLGRSKARDISACMRILHEQYDDNIPTTFEALLKLPGVGRKSANLIMGDVFGKPAIVTDTHCIRLCNRIGLVDGIKEPKKVEMALWKIIPPEEGSDFCHRLVYHGREVCTARTKPYCDRCCLEDICAKNI; encoded by the coding sequence ATGAAAAAAGAAGAACTGGCACTGGAAGTGATCGCCCGGCTGAAAAAAGAATATCCGGATGCAGGCTGTACACTGGATTATGATCAGGCATGGAAACTGCTTGTGAGTGTCCGTCTTGCAGCGCAATGTACAGATGCAAGAGTTAACGTAGTTGTAGAGGAGCTTTATGCGAAGTATCCGGATGTGGCATCGCTGGCGGCTGCAGAGCCGGAGGAGATCGAGGAGATCGTCCGGCCGTGTGGACTTGGCAGAAGCAAAGCCAGGGACATCAGTGCATGTATGAGAATCCTTCATGAACAGTATGATGACAACATCCCGACAACTTTCGAGGCACTTTTGAAACTTCCTGGCGTAGGACGCAAGAGTGCCAATCTGATCATGGGAGATGTTTTTGGCAAACCGGCAATTGTTACAGATACGCATTGCATCCGGCTTTGTAATCGAATCGGGCTTGTGGATGGAATCAAAGAACCAAAGAAGGTGGAAATGGCCCTGTGGAAGATCATTCCACCGGAAGAAGGAAGTGATTTCTGCCATCGCCTTGTGTACCATGGACGTGAGGTGTGTACAGCGAGAACAAAACCGTATTGTGACAGATGCTGTCTGGAAGACATCTGCGCGAAAAATATATAA
- a CDS encoding VWA-like domain-containing protein: protein MKHPISPDTSGLYEKIWNFVREQLSVRYPFFRRLLWNFSFQESSETSSAGTDGSVIYFCPDFLIKTFQDDPDTLEKLFLHMLYHCLFLHLILEIPSEAQRWDQACDLAVYRLIHHEKKEYRPAILYSQNPELPETCAMDDHQFWKQADRKKLLEQMKNLWNNSYGTGGFGLYGSNGRGTSPGSLQEEISLREKHRYDFHRFLRHFAVHREELHTDTESFDYIPYLYGLEHYGNMPLIEHLEYQEVNRMEELVIAIDTSGSCSAATVRRFMEETYGILSDHENFFRKMNLYIIQCDSFIQDVIHVTCEDDWKNYLTHITIRGRGGTDFRPVFAYVQNLRNTGALRNLKGLLYFTDGDGIYPERPTDYQTAFIFYREKALHQKVPVWAHKLYMDET, encoded by the coding sequence ATGAAACATCCTATTTCTCCGGACACCTCCGGTCTTTATGAAAAAATATGGAATTTTGTACGTGAACAGCTTTCTGTCAGATATCCCTTTTTTCGTCGTCTTCTCTGGAATTTTTCCTTTCAGGAATCCTCAGAAACATCCTCTGCCGGCACAGATGGCAGTGTCATCTATTTCTGCCCGGATTTTCTTATAAAAACGTTTCAGGATGATCCCGATACTCTGGAAAAGCTTTTTTTGCATATGCTGTATCACTGTCTTTTCCTTCATCTGATCCTGGAGATACCTTCTGAAGCTCAGCGCTGGGATCAGGCCTGCGACCTTGCTGTATATCGACTGATCCATCATGAGAAAAAAGAATATCGTCCGGCTATACTTTATTCGCAGAATCCTGAGCTGCCGGAAACCTGTGCAATGGATGATCATCAGTTCTGGAAACAGGCTGACCGTAAGAAGCTTCTCGAACAGATGAAAAATCTCTGGAACAACAGTTATGGTACCGGTGGTTTCGGTCTCTACGGTTCTAACGGCAGAGGCACTTCCCCGGGGAGTCTGCAGGAAGAAATCAGTCTGCGAGAAAAACACCGCTATGATTTTCATCGTTTTCTCAGACATTTTGCCGTTCACCGCGAGGAACTTCATACAGATACAGAAAGTTTTGACTATATTCCTTATCTCTATGGTCTGGAACATTATGGCAATATGCCACTCATTGAACATCTGGAATACCAGGAAGTAAACCGCATGGAAGAACTCGTCATTGCGATCGATACTTCCGGTTCCTGCTCCGCCGCTACAGTCCGGCGTTTTATGGAAGAGACTTATGGGATTCTCAGTGATCACGAAAATTTTTTCCGCAAAATGAACCTTTACATCATTCAGTGTGACAGCTTTATTCAGGACGTTATACATGTTACCTGCGAAGATGACTGGAAAAATTATCTGACACATATCACGATCCGCGGTCGTGGCGGCACAGATTTCCGCCCTGTTTTTGCATATGTACAGAATCTCCGTAACACCGGAGCTCTCCGTAATCTGAAAGGACTTTTGTACTTCACAGACGGAGATGGTATTTATCCCGAAAGACCGACAGATTATCAGACTGCTTTTATTTTTTACCGTGAAAAGGCCCTACATCAGAAAGTTCCGGTCTGGGCACATAAGTTATATATGGATGAAACATAA
- the atpE gene encoding ATP synthase F0 subunit C, with the protein MSTLVAIGAAIAVLTGIGAGIGIGLATSKAVEAIARQPEAESKISKNLLLGCALAEATAIYGFVIGLLIIIMLG; encoded by the coding sequence ATGTCAACATTAGTAGCAATCGGAGCAGCAATCGCAGTTCTTACAGGTATCGGAGCTGGTATCGGTATCGGCCTCGCAACTTCAAAAGCAGTAGAAGCAATCGCAAGACAGCCTGAAGCAGAGAGTAAGATCAGTAAGAACCTTCTGTTAGGATGTGCACTTGCCGAGGCAACAGCTATCTACGGTTTCGTAATCGGTCTTCTGATCATCATCATGCTGGGCTAA
- a CDS encoding ketopantoate reductase family protein, with the protein MKYAIIGAGGTGGSLGFFLTKAGKDVTLIARGKHLEAIRKNGLGMERLWDHKREMIPVKACTVEEYSDTPDVILVCVKGYSMTETIPVIRKLAGKDTVVLPILNIYGTGGKLQKEFPELTVPDGCIYVSANILEPGVILRHGKILRVVFGARKPEEETEKMREIAKDMACENIEVILSEDIRRDAMVKFSYVSPIGVAGLYCNATAADFQKDGEAREMFKALITEIVALSHAMGIEFQEDLVERNLKIVAPLAPEATTSMQRDVYAGKKSEIDGLVYEIVRLGKEYGVPLPEYEKAAARFHEQGLK; encoded by the coding sequence ATGAAATATGCAATCATCGGAGCTGGCGGAACCGGCGGAAGTCTTGGTTTTTTTCTGACGAAGGCAGGAAAAGATGTAACCCTCATCGCCAGAGGAAAACACCTTGAGGCGATCAGAAAAAATGGTCTGGGCATGGAACGCCTGTGGGATCATAAAAGAGAAATGATTCCGGTAAAAGCATGCACAGTGGAAGAATACAGTGATACACCTGATGTGATCCTGGTCTGTGTAAAAGGTTATTCTATGACGGAAACAATTCCGGTGATCCGGAAACTTGCAGGAAAAGATACAGTAGTCCTTCCAATCCTCAATATTTATGGGACAGGAGGAAAACTTCAGAAAGAATTTCCGGAACTGACAGTGCCGGATGGATGTATCTACGTATCTGCCAATATTCTGGAGCCGGGTGTGATCCTGCGACATGGAAAAATTCTCCGTGTTGTCTTCGGTGCGAGAAAACCGGAAGAAGAGACGGAAAAGATGCGTGAAATTGCAAAAGATATGGCATGTGAAAATATAGAAGTGATTCTCTCTGAAGATATTCGCAGAGATGCTATGGTAAAATTCTCTTACGTATCGCCGATCGGAGTAGCCGGACTTTACTGTAATGCGACAGCAGCAGATTTTCAGAAAGACGGAGAGGCAAGAGAAATGTTTAAAGCTCTGATCACTGAGATCGTAGCGCTGTCCCATGCGATGGGAATTGAATTTCAGGAGGATCTTGTGGAGCGAAATCTGAAGATTGTGGCACCACTGGCACCGGAGGCAACCACCTCTATGCAGAGAGATGTGTATGCGGGCAAAAAATCAGAAATAGATGGTCTTGTATATGAAATCGTCCGTCTGGGAAAAGAATATGGTGTCCCACTTCCGGAATACGAAAAAGCGGCGGCACGTTTTCATGAACAGGGACTCAAATAA
- a CDS encoding metallophosphoesterase family protein: MAKRIGIISDTHGLLRPEVISILKTCDCILHAGDVDRPEILDQLRYLGSLYVVRGNNDRDWAEKLSVTLRFKIEGTEFFMTHNKKDVAWDLGTAQVVIFGHSHHYFEKMIDGRLWLNPGSCGRSRFGGEVTMALMEIDNGNWNVRKINFSA, encoded by the coding sequence ATGGCAAAAAGAATTGGCATCATATCTGATACACACGGATTGCTGAGACCGGAAGTGATCAGCATACTTAAGACATGTGATTGCATTTTACATGCAGGAGATGTTGACCGGCCGGAAATCCTTGACCAGCTCCGGTATCTTGGCAGTCTTTATGTCGTGCGTGGAAATAATGACCGTGACTGGGCCGAAAAGCTTTCAGTTACACTGCGATTTAAAATAGAAGGAACGGAATTCTTTATGACACATAATAAAAAAGATGTTGCATGGGATCTGGGAACAGCGCAGGTTGTTATTTTCGGACACAGTCATCATTATTTTGAAAAAATGATCGATGGACGGCTGTGGTTGAATCCGGGAAGCTGTGGCAGGAGTCGTTTTGGCGGAGAAGTCACCATGGCTCTTATGGAAATCGACAATGGAAACTGGAATGTCAGAAAAATCAATTTTTCTGCATAA
- a CDS encoding F0F1 ATP synthase subunit A, with product MAEELESKTAFTIPVFGGVPIAESVVVTWVIMAVLLVLSLILVRNLKVENPGKKQLLLESGVSFLLNFFEGILGEEGKRYIPYLMSTVIYIGIANIAGVFGFTPPTKDMNVTIALSLMSIILIEYSGFHKRGLKGFLHSFAEPVPIMLPINILELAIRPTSLCMRLFGNVLGSFVVMKLLEFICPAILPIPFSLYFDFFDGFIQAYVFVFLTSLFIKEAIE from the coding sequence CTGGCAGAAGAGCTGGAAAGCAAGACTGCCTTTACGATACCGGTGTTTGGCGGAGTGCCGATCGCAGAGAGTGTAGTTGTTACATGGGTGATCATGGCAGTGCTGTTAGTACTTTCACTGATACTGGTTCGTAATCTCAAGGTTGAGAATCCAGGCAAGAAACAGCTTCTTCTGGAATCAGGAGTAAGTTTTCTCTTGAATTTCTTTGAAGGAATTCTTGGAGAAGAGGGAAAAAGATATATCCCTTATCTGATGTCTACCGTTATCTATATTGGAATTGCCAATATAGCAGGTGTCTTTGGTTTCACACCACCTACCAAGGATATGAATGTGACCATAGCACTTTCGCTCATGAGCATTATTCTGATCGAGTACTCTGGTTTTCATAAACGAGGACTCAAAGGATTTCTGCATAGTTTTGCAGAACCGGTTCCGATCATGCTTCCGATCAACATTCTGGAACTGGCGATCAGGCCGACATCATTGTGTATGCGATTATTTGGTAATGTCCTGGGAAGTTTCGTAGTAATGAAATTGCTTGAGTTTATATGTCCGGCAATTCTTCCCATACCATTCAGCCTGTACTTTGATTTCTTTGACGGATTCATCCAGGCATATGTATTCGTATTCTTAACATCGCTGTTTATCAAGGAAGCAATTGAATAA
- the upp gene encoding uracil phosphoribosyltransferase — MENVFIMDHPLIQHKISMLRNKNTGTNEFRKLIEEIAVLMGYEALRDLPLEDVEIETPIEKCKSPMIAGKKLAVVPVLRAGLGMVNGITTLVPSAKIGHIGLYRDPETHEPHEYYCKLPDPIEQRLIVLTDPMLATGGSAVDAVRMIKQHGGKNIKCMFVIAAPEGLERLHREHPDVQIYVGHLDRELNENAYICPGLGDAGDRIFGTI; from the coding sequence ATGGAAAACGTATTTATTATGGATCATCCGCTGATCCAGCACAAAATTTCTATGCTTCGTAACAAAAATACAGGAACAAATGAGTTCCGTAAACTGATCGAAGAAATTGCAGTCCTTATGGGATATGAGGCACTGAGAGATCTTCCACTGGAGGATGTGGAAATTGAAACTCCGATCGAGAAATGTAAATCCCCAATGATCGCCGGAAAGAAGCTGGCAGTTGTGCCGGTACTTCGTGCCGGACTTGGTATGGTAAACGGTATCACAACGCTGGTTCCGTCTGCAAAGATCGGTCATATCGGCCTTTACAGAGATCCGGAGACACATGAACCACATGAATATTACTGCAAACTTCCGGATCCGATCGAACAGAGACTGATCGTGCTGACAGACCCGATGCTTGCAACCGGTGGTTCTGCGGTAGACGCAGTCAGAATGATCAAGCAGCATGGTGGAAAGAATATTAAATGTATGTTTGTCATCGCAGCACCGGAAGGTCTGGAACGACTTCACAGAGAACATCCGGACGTGCAGATCTATGTAGGACATCTGGATCGTGAACTGAATGAAAATGCTTACATCTGCCCGGGACTCGGTGATGCAGGTGACCGTATTTTCGGAACAATCTAA
- a CDS encoding biotin--[acetyl-CoA-carboxylase] ligase yields MTVKSRLLEILEKEKGETLSGEKLAEELHCTRAAIWKAVKSLREEGYMIEAGPNKGYMLVKANDRLSVEAIRPFLSFPEVYIKVYQEVDSTNRAAKAAAITGEAGHGSFVLAGCQTEGRGRRGRSFYSPQDAGIYLSVILEPKGSLQESLLLTAEAAVAVYRAVKKITGVELDIKWVNDLYHNGKKVCGILTEAVTDFESGNIEFAVVGIGLNIFEAADGYPDSLKGIAGGIYENREAAGELDRSRLAAEIVNALLEETRELRLPQEYIEHNLVPGREICISDGDKIRRVKALEICPDGRLKVEEADGSLSVLSYGEVSIII; encoded by the coding sequence ATGACCGTTAAATCAAGACTTTTGGAAATTCTGGAGAAAGAGAAGGGTGAGACCCTTTCAGGAGAAAAGTTAGCCGAGGAGCTTCACTGTACCAGGGCAGCAATCTGGAAAGCTGTGAAATCTCTTCGGGAAGAAGGATACATGATAGAGGCGGGACCAAATAAAGGCTATATGCTGGTGAAAGCGAATGATCGACTTTCCGTTGAAGCAATACGGCCTTTTTTGTCGTTTCCGGAGGTTTATATCAAAGTTTATCAGGAAGTGGATTCTACGAACCGTGCAGCGAAAGCGGCTGCTATTACCGGAGAAGCCGGTCATGGAAGCTTTGTGCTGGCGGGATGCCAGACAGAAGGACGTGGCCGGCGGGGACGCAGTTTTTATTCACCGCAGGATGCAGGAATCTACCTGAGTGTGATCCTCGAACCGAAAGGCAGTCTTCAGGAGAGTCTGCTTCTGACTGCAGAGGCGGCAGTGGCAGTTTACAGAGCAGTAAAGAAAATTACCGGAGTTGAACTGGATATTAAGTGGGTTAATGACCTTTATCATAATGGAAAAAAAGTCTGCGGCATTCTTACAGAAGCAGTCACAGACTTTGAGAGTGGAAATATTGAATTTGCCGTGGTCGGAATCGGGTTGAATATTTTTGAGGCAGCGGACGGATACCCGGATTCGTTAAAAGGAATTGCCGGTGGAATATATGAGAACCGGGAAGCTGCGGGAGAGCTTGACCGCAGCCGACTGGCCGCAGAGATTGTAAATGCCCTGCTTGAGGAAACCAGAGAACTGAGACTTCCGCAGGAATATATAGAACATAATCTTGTGCCCGGAAGGGAAATCTGTATTTCGGACGGAGATAAGATCCGCAGAGTGAAAGCACTGGAAATATGCCCGGATGGAAGACTGAAGGTAGAGGAAGCAGACGGTTCCTTGTCGGTTTTGTCCTATGGAGAAGTATCAATTATAATATGA
- the atpH gene encoding ATP synthase F1 subunit delta — protein sequence MTATAVNYAKTLYELSVSTEAVQTTKEIFREVPGLAESLENPLVPFEAKSRVIDRVIPDEMKNFIKVACRHRNIGLLNEIFENYEEICRRHKNILHAVMRYVTPPKDEQLKGIKAFLCREFQAEQAEIEMIEDKSLIGGFVLQADGREFDWSMRGRYRMLQQKLTRR from the coding sequence ATGACAGCGACCGCCGTTAATTATGCAAAAACACTGTACGAGCTTTCTGTTTCGACAGAAGCCGTACAGACAACAAAAGAAATATTCCGTGAGGTTCCGGGGCTGGCAGAGAGCCTTGAGAACCCACTGGTGCCTTTTGAAGCAAAGAGCAGAGTGATCGACAGAGTGATCCCTGATGAGATGAAGAATTTCATTAAGGTTGCCTGCAGACACAGAAACATCGGTCTTCTGAATGAGATCTTTGAAAATTATGAAGAAATCTGCAGAAGACATAAGAACATCCTGCATGCAGTGATGCGTTATGTAACACCGCCGAAGGATGAACAGCTGAAAGGCATCAAAGCATTTTTGTGCCGGGAATTTCAGGCTGAACAGGCCGAAATAGAGATGATAGAAGACAAAAGTCTGATCGGAGGATTTGTCCTCCAGGCAGACGGACGTGAATTTGACTGGAGCATGCGGGGACGTTACCGTATGTTACAACAGAAACTGACCCGGAGGTGA